The Lactuca sativa cultivar Salinas chromosome 2, Lsat_Salinas_v11, whole genome shotgun sequence genome includes the window GATtctttagggttaaaaccctacttACCCAATGTaaaattaattttgaaattatttttttctgtaaataagaccgactcgtcgagtcgtggtcagactcggcgagtctggtcgcgaagtcaaatgcttttctgaaatccatgtggactcgtcgagtcgtggtcagactcggcgagtcatttaaaaatttgcgtaattttcataatttttctgtttattatgaatcatttcaccccacacttaggctatgCAACTCTCAAGCAAACATGCCcgatgatttggaagattaagaataaaaacgaagggaaaataaaaagaagactaaaaagtaaaagaaagcaaactctatataacgggttgcctcccgccaagcgcttctttttgaggagtcatgagctagactccttcccatctacgttttGTCATCTTCGAACATCGGGAACGCACGCCTAAATTTTTGTGATTTGTACTTGGTCTTGTAAGCGTGgatctttttcttgtaagcccttttTAATTCATCTCTTTTTCTTTTCATTGCTTCATCTTTAGCTGCTTGGGCTCGCcttttcctctttttcttctCCACCCCCTTCTTTTTCACCGTCTCTTGAACCTCCTTTTCTTTAAATTTAATAACTTCACATTCCATGATGGTCCGTGCTCTAGGTATAGTGGTGAATTTGTGATCAGCTTCCTCCTTCCTTTCCTTTATTCCTGGATCCTTTCCCGTGCTTAACCCTTCCTTGAATTTGACCGTATCAAGACATGCAACATTGGCGTATTGAACTCCCCTTTCCTTTCCCTTTTCTGCTGTTTGTTCTTCTAAAAACTCCTGTATATTGCTGAAAGCTAAGGTATGTGAAGGACTAGTAACAAGCAGATCCAGCTCGGCCAAGTGTTTGCCcaaatcgactggactcgtcgagtccattgaagtgactcggcgagtcggtacgAATTCCCTCGAATCTTGGGTTTCTTCTGAGTGGgttccttccagtagcttttccagttcttccaagtccttgttaacatctccttcttcttcagagtGCATCACaaacttgcttggatcttctttcaTCAAATGTGCAAGCTCTTTTTctaatatctcatcatccaattggatcATTGAGACTTCTTCAATCTTTTTCTCTTCTTGCTTGATTTATGGAATAGCTTTAAACTTCACGGGCTCATCACCCACTCtcaatgtcaatgtagactcactTATATCAATTAAGGCACACGCGGTGTTCAAGAAGGATCTCCCCAAAATGattggaatttcggggtcttcttccatatcaacaACCACGAAGTCTATTGGGAATATGAATTTGTCAACTTTTATAAGGAGATCTTCGCAAACGCCTTTTGGATGGATTATTGTcttgtccgccaaatggatcttcatatgcACCGGTTTTGGTTCTGGTAGATTCATCTTCTTATAGAATGACAAAGGCTTCATATTGATGCTTGCCCTCGAGTCAGCCAATGCTCGTGTGAAGATCTCATTACCAAATTGGCATGGAATCACCATATTGCCGGGATCACCCTTCTTTTTAGGTAATTCACTCATCAAGACTTCTGCAACTTCAGCCAAATccttcctagcagcaaaaaggcccTTAAGCAAGTTGAAGTATTTAGGCGTTTGAAGTATTGTTTCCACGAATGGCACATTAACTTGTAGAGCGTTAACATGATTCATGAAGGTTCTGTATGCTTCaactttttctgcaggcatggcttTGGTTGGGTATGGCAGTGGAGGCTTATAAGGTTTCGAAGAATTGATGGGTTTCTCTTTttcgcatggactcgtcgagtccacagtagtgactcggcgagtcgggtcgggtTTAGCTGGCTCCGGTTCTTCTACCTTGTCTTCCTTCTTCATGGAGATCCTTAGTGTTTCTGTGCATTTTTCTTCACTTCTGGAAGTTATTGCGCTCACATTCTCATTTCTTGGATTGGGCTTGGTGTCGCTCGGAAGTTGGCCCGGTCTTCTTTcgttcacttgatgtgcaagttgtcccagctatttctcaatgttgagaatggaagctTGCTGATTCCTCAACATGTTTTTGGTTTCttttctcctccttagcctttttatactcttcatatgggagccattcctttttcggtttcctccagtcttcatcgtatctatcgccactggaatagaatacttgagcctttttatttccatttTCGTCTTGATCACAATCCTTGGTAAGATGGGGACCGCC containing:
- the LOC111917395 gene encoding uncharacterized protein LOC111917395, whose protein sequence is MPAEKVEAYRTFMNHVNALQVNVPFVETILQTPKYFNLLKGLFAARKDLAEVAEVLMSELPKKKGDPGNMVIPCQFGNEIFTRALADSRASINMKPLSFYKKMNLPEPKPVHMKIHLADKTIIHPKGVCEDLLIKVDKFIFPIDFVVVDMEEDPEIPIILGRSFLNTACALIDISESTLTLRVGDEPVKFKAIP